The candidate division WOR-3 bacterium genome has a window encoding:
- a CDS encoding type IV pilus twitching motility protein PilT codes for MNEIHKLLKHITEQHASDLHISAGSPVMIRLNGAIKKLDEKPLGKETAQKLLYQILNQEQISFLEQEHELDFSVEIPEIGRFRVNIFHQRQGLGAVFRVIPSKIRSLEELGLPKVIKELIDLDYGLILVTGPTGSGKTTTLAAMIDYINSTKSGHIITIEDPIEFVHTPKKCNVNQREVGTNTHSFARALRSALREDPDYILVGEMRDLETISLALTAAETGHLVFGTLHTSSAPKTITRIIDVFPSGDQDRIRIQLSESIQGVIAQRLYPVKDNTGRVAAFEILIATQAVRNLIREQKIFQIESVIQTGRQLGMQNLEQAKRHLVAQGKLDPKFLKERMTLY; via the coding sequence ATGAACGAAATCCATAAATTGCTCAAACACATCACAGAACAACATGCAAGTGATCTCCATATCAGCGCCGGCTCGCCGGTAATGATCAGGCTCAACGGTGCCATAAAAAAACTTGACGAAAAACCACTCGGCAAAGAGACCGCTCAGAAACTGCTGTATCAGATACTCAACCAAGAACAGATCTCCTTTCTTGAGCAGGAACACGAACTCGATTTTTCCGTAGAGATACCTGAAATCGGCAGGTTCAGAGTGAACATATTCCACCAGCGCCAGGGACTTGGTGCCGTATTCAGGGTGATCCCTTCAAAAATCAGAAGCCTGGAAGAATTGGGTCTGCCGAAAGTAATAAAAGAACTGATTGATCTCGACTACGGGTTGATTCTCGTCACCGGTCCCACCGGCTCCGGCAAAACAACCACCCTTGCGGCAATGATTGACTACATAAACAGTACCAAGTCCGGCCATATCATAACGATTGAAGACCCGATTGAATTCGTCCACACACCTAAAAAATGTAATGTCAACCAGCGTGAAGTGGGCACCAATACCCACTCGTTTGCCCGCGCGCTGCGCAGCGCCTTGCGTGAAGACCCGGATTATATCCTTGTCGGTGAAATGCGGGATCTGGAAACAATCTCCCTGGCATTGACCGCCGCGGAAACCGGCCATTTAGTTTTCGGTACACTCCATACCTCGAGTGCACCAAAGACCATTACGAGAATAATCGATGTCTTTCCTTCAGGCGACCAGGACAGAATAAGGATCCAGCTCTCTGAATCAATTCAGGGGGTCATTGCCCAGCGGTTATATCCTGTAAAAGACAACACCGGCAGGGTCGCCGCATTTGAAATATTGATCGCCACACAGGCGGTTCGTAATCTCATTCGGGAACAAAAAATATTCCAGATCGAATCGGTCATCCAGACAGGCAGACAGCTTGGCATGCAAAATCTGGAGCAGGCAAAGCGCCATCTTGTCGCCCAGGGAAAACTGGATCCGAAATTCCTTAAAGAACGGATGACCCTTTACTGA